A window of Argopecten irradians isolate NY chromosome 1, Ai_NY, whole genome shotgun sequence contains these coding sequences:
- the LOC138327727 gene encoding inhibitor of Bruton tyrosine kinase-like, translating to MPGYEPECGPKCRSRQHALEFLCAITKGSLQEVQAYSKLCYSATQFSDSYGRWPLHVAAACGKIDIVEWLLNEKNGDLTSKDMESSWTALHRAAFYGHLATIRLLIQYNSDLYTRDNEGLGPLDLLSKDRPDYVSFSSTDPTETFTWGDNSNITLGHSSENRRSYPEAVEVFRKQNITIKNVVLCKYHTVFLTSMGLVYTCGHGQGGRLGHGDEETCVVPKLVDTIKDEVCEQIAAGQDHSVFLMQSGVVYTCGMNDNHQLGQFPMPPSAKSLIPKQVTTKNLKGKRVMSVCAGRFHTALFTSDSVFTFGLNAGQLGHSKGTEKQSQPRQVSALNHTDMVINLAASSDAAIVVLTGKGDLYVLHEYQCRKIASKLQEVTKLVVSGGNLDHNTDLDIIREKGGSELMVLLLIESGSVLIWRASLPKLRQCQWRIRRQLIIRDMSLSRSTVGIITEKGEGYLGNITPVKPNTSKDSSQQQSKTKSERGRGHGDHRPDEFGMSLLDLMLKDGDEEVQVHQIPHVHRGLSIHSDTKGRNYAVQQAQVNLCITDVPCVSTSTLTEDFSQLLEEADEYDVIHDIIIQAGGHTWPAHKYILLSRSDYFNKLMAESKKKDSLTDHQIIQINDVHPEIFEQLLNFLYTDTCSLLIPGTKFDLSPWTAPLQGQGDSIDRNEMENRESPDIFFSKSEKEMSAFAVHQKRKSTSKENKDNGNKAKTKNPIKMLMDAAKKFGVKGLGKRLETVKYVNGGIELAKKHSTLPRTKFDRHKLCDLYDVRIQSDNNTVVSCHKCVLVARLEYFHSMLASGWVETSNTSPLSLPVPGDILEILIDFLYTDSSPIVEECTNAEFLCNILVCADQLLITRLKEMCEVSIATLINLKNVAKILEFSCVYNAQQLKSVCQEFIVINLAAMFEGRYLDVLSDEVLADLTSYYHNKTKAMSRRIITPYFDGPSKDFLESLAAEMDREGPTLASEGSQKKNKSKKRRSRQKSLSEDFEKSAQIRLQKRDRQISVSSDISVKSEEESLDSILDLLATSPGNAETQQSPIVECQSDKQVYEKILPSDDVSPQKNKSKLKTTHKPLTISLTSRSHDPSPLTSTKSPTPPVVEHPVTAAWQKSPSPLKSAVPQKSSYPGVPSASTMDITGPRVSSSSLSLREIMEEENRRIKSPMKTSSKFSWKEAKKQQKAAAAGSSSQSTKGGNSTGPITPTTPNKPACPWGDVNTTVKSFRELMSEDSSYTVKRPSGAKQNVHTAQKGSKPKPTVSWGIPTSHVRDEGSLNEPTGDELSSPKSLENPWTKRVLPSPSPKDSVSFTDIVRDEQQRTETLARAAKKPLSLIQMEEQAIQELLVHYKAADNYDAQITVERVVQEMATPLWKKS from the exons ATGCCTGGATATGAACCAGAATGTGGCCCGAAATGCCGGTCGCGCCAGCATGCTCTGGAGTTCCTCTGTGCTATTACAAAAGGAAGTCTACAGGAGGTACAGGCCTATAGTAAATTGTGTTACTCTGCCACTCAGTTCAGCGACAGTTATGGACGATGGCCTCTTCATGTTGCTGCAGCCTGTGGTAAGATAGACATTGTGGAATGGTTATTAAATGAAAAGAATGGAGATCTCACATCTAAGGATATGGAGTCGAGCTGGACAGCTTTACATAGAGCTGCGTTTTATGGTCATCTTGCCACCATTCGACTTCTTATTCAG TACAACAGTGACCTGTATACCAGAGACAATGAAGGACTTGGGCCTCTCGACTTGCTGTCCAAAGATCGACCTGATTATGTTTCCTTTTCATCAACAG ATCCAACTGAAACTTTTACATGGGGAGACAACTCGAACATAACCCTAGGACATTCTAGTGAAAATCGTCGATCTTACCCAGAGGCTGTGGAAGTTTTCAGGAAGCAAAATATTActattaaaaat gtgGTTCTCTGTAAGTACCACACTGTATTCCTGACGTCGATGGGTCTAGTGTATACTTGTGGTCACGGCCAAGGAGGACGTCTTGGCCATGGTGATGAAGAAACTTGTGTT GTACCAAAACTTGTGGATACAATCAAGGATGAAGTTTGTGAACAAATAGCTGCAGGCCAAGACCACAGTGTCTTCTTGATGCAAAG TGGTGTTGTGTACACTTGTGGAATGAATGACAACCACCAGTTAGGACAGTTCCCAATGCCGCCTTCAGCAAAAAGTCTGATTCCAAAGCAG GTCACCACCAAAAACCTCAAGGGTAAGAGAGTTATGAGTGTTTGTGCTGGTCGTTTCCACACCGCGCTGTTCACCTCAGATTCTGTCTTCACATTTGGACTTAATGCTGGACAACTAG GTCATTCCAAAGGTACAGAGAAGCAAAGCCAGCCCAGACAAGTGTCTGCCCTCAACCACACTGACATGGTGATAAATCTGGCAGCTAGTTCGGACGCTGCTATTGTTGTTCTGACCGGTAAAGGGGACCTGTATGTCCTACACGAGTACCAGTGTAGGAAAATAGCATCAAA GTTACAGGAAGTCACAAAGCTAGTGGTGTCGGGAGGAAACCTTGACCACAATACTGATTTGGACATTATCCGAGAGAAAGGAGGGTCAGAACTAATGGTGCTTCTACTTATAGAGTCTGGCTCT GTGTTGATTTGGAGAGCATCACTCCCAAAGTTGCGACAATGTCAATGGCGTATACGGCGTCAGTTGATCATCAGGGACATGAGTCTTAGTCGGTCGACCGTTGGGATTATCACCGAGAAAGGCGAGGGTTACCTAGGAAACATCACACCGGTAAAACCTAACACTTCAAAGGACTCCAGCCAACAGCAGTCAAAAACCAAAA GTGAGAGGGGTCGTGGCCATGGTGACCATCGACCTGATGAGTTCGGCATGAGCCTGCTGGATCTGATGCTAAAGGATGGAGATGAAGAGGTTCAGGTCCATCAGATTCCACATGTTCATCGTGGTCTCAGCATCCACAGCGACACCAAGGGACGTAACTACGCAGTACAGCAGGCACAAGTTAATCTATG TATCACTGATGTCCCTTGTGTTAGTACCTCAACACTCACAGAGGATTTCTCTCAGCTCCTGGAGGAAGCAGATGAATATGATGTGATTCATGACATTattatacag GCTGGTGGTCACACCTGGCCAGCCCATAAGTACATCCTACTAAGCCGGAGCGATTACTTCAACAAATTAATGGCAGAGTCTAAGAAAAAAGATTCGCTGACGGATCATCAGATTATTCAGATCAATGATGTGCACCCTGAAATATTTGAGCAATTACTAAACTTCCTTTATACGGACACTTGCAGCCTGCTTATCCCTGGTACGAAGTTTGACTTGAGTCCATGGACAGCCCCACTTCAGGGACAAGGGGATAGCATTGACAGGAACGAAATGGAAAACAGGGAGAGTCCGGATATTTTCTTTTCCAAATCAGAGAAGGAGATGTCCGCATTTGCAGTCCATCAAAAGAGAAAAAGTACCAGCAAGGAGAATAAAGATAATGGCAACAAAGCCAAAACTAAAAACCCAATCAAAATGTTGATGGATGCTGCCAAGAAATTTGGAGTCAAAGGATTAGGGAAAag ACTGGAGACAGTGAAGTATGTAAATGGAGGAATCGAGCTAGCCAAGAAACATTCCACTTTACCAAGGACGAAATTTGACAGACACAAGCT TTGTGATCTGTACGATGTTAGGATTCAGTCAGACAACAACACCGTGGTCAGCTGTCATAAATGTGTATTGGTGGCCCGCCTCGAGTATTTCCACAGCATGCTCGCCAGTGGCTGGGTGGAG ACGTCCAACACTTCACCGTTGTCTCTGCCTGTGCCTGGGGATATATTAGAGATACTGATAGACTTCCTGTACACAGACTCGTCTCCCATAGTGGAAG AGTGTACCAATGCTGAGTTCCTGTGTAATATCCTGGTGTGTGCCGACCAGCTGTTGATAACTAGGCTGAAGGAGATGTGTGAAGTGTCTATTGCTACTCTCA TTAATCTGAAGAATGTGGCAAAGATCCTGGAGTTTTCCTGTGTGTACAATGCTCAGCAGCTGAAATCAGTCTGTCAGGAGTTCATCGTCATCAACCTTGCGGCCATGTTTGAGGGCAG GTATCTGGATGTGCTGAGTGATGAAGTCCTGGCTGATCTAACCAGTTACTATCACAACAAGACTAAGGCCATGTCACGGCGAATCATCACACCATACTTTGATGGCCCAAGCAAGGATTTTCTGGAATCCTTGGCTGCTGAAATGGACCGGGAGGGCCCCACCCTGGCAAGTGAGGGCAGTCAAAAGAAAAACAAGTCCAAAAAGAGGCGAAGTCGTCAGAAAAGCTTGAGTGAGGATTTTGAAAAGTCGGCACAGATAAGGTTACAGAAACGAGACCGACAGATTTCTGTTAGTTCAGACATCAGTGTAAAGTCAGAGGAAGAAAGTTTAGACAGTATTCTGGATTTACTGGCAACCAGTCCTGGTAATGCTGAAACCCAACAG AGTCCAATAGTGGAGTGCCAATCTGACAAACAGGTGTATGAGAAGATATTGCCAAGTGATGATGTGTCGCCACAGAAGAATAAATCTAAATTGAAAACTACCCATAAACCACTCACCATTAGTCTGACCTCAAGGTCACATGACCCTTCACCTTTGACCTCTACAAAATCTCCGACTCCCCCAGTAGTAGAACATCCAGTAACAGCTGCATGGCAGAAATCTCCTTCACCACTGAAATCTGCTGTTCCACAGAAATCAAGCTACCCTGGTGTACCATCCGCATCAACTATGGACATAACAGGCCCTAGGGTCTCAAGTTCATCTCTCAGTTTACGGGAAATAATGGAGGAAGAAAACAGAAG GATCAAAAGTCCAATGAAGACTAGCTCCAAGTTTTCTTGGAAAGAAGCCAAGAAACAACAAAAAGCTGCAGCAGCTGGAAGTAGTAGCCAGTCaactaagggaggtaattcaacAGGGCCCATAACTcctacaacaccaaacaagcCAGCATGTCCCTG GGGTGATGTAAATACCACTGTGAAATCCTTTAGAGAGTTGATGTCAGAGGACAgtagttatactgttaaacgACCATCTGGGGCGAAACAGAATGTTCATACAGCCCAGAAAGGATCCAAACCCAAACCCACAGTCAG